Part of the Sylvia atricapilla isolate bSylAtr1 chromosome 1, bSylAtr1.pri, whole genome shotgun sequence genome, cccatgtccccacagtgccccccagccccactccccaCTGCTCACTCACTTGCTGTCACACCTCACACACCAAATGGGGTTCCCTATCTGATGACATCCCTGTGGGCACCCTGAGCCTGGGGATGATCTCCTTGAAGAGTGCCTGGGGGATTTCCCCGGCCTTGGTGGTGCTGCAAGAGAAGTTCTGGACCCCAAAAAAGGGATCCACCAACACCAGGAGACACCTGAGCCCTTGTTGGCGTGGTGGCTCAGAAAATCCATTTGCCAGGAATCCCCGGCAGTGTTTCCTCTTTCAGTGATCCCTGGAGCTGATGGGTTGGAACTCAAAGGGTTCTGTTTCCAACACCTGGGGCATTGTTCTGTACCAGACCTGACAATTCTGTCCTGCAGACACCGAGTATCTGAGGCCGCAGACCAGTCCCCATCCCATCGATTCCCCAGAGGTGTGCTGGGGCTTTTCTCCTTGACAAATGGTAGCATCACTTGGGGTAGGCCTGACCTGGTTATTGGGAGATAACATCCACCCACCCACCCTCTTTATTGTGGGCTTTTAGATAAGCAGCCAATTTTCAATCTGCCCAGCTCTATCCAGGCCTCACATCCGGTTGTGAAATTCCTTTATCAGGAATTAATACCAAGATGCTTTGTTGCAGAACCTCTCATGCAGCTTTATTGCAAGTCTATTTCTTACATGGATTTGGCAATCCCcaagctgctgtgccctggatTGCAGCACGGCCTCTTTTTGGGCAGCTGGGTGATATCAAGGAGGGTAtcaatatttcttgtttttatttaatcctCCGTCGGGAtcaggaatggtttgggatggagccaccttaaagcccatcctgtgccagccctgccatgggcagggacatcttcccctgggccaggctgctccagacatcccagcctggccttggacacgggcagggactggtcagccacagcttctctgggcaactgtgccagggcctcaccaccctcacagggaaggatttaatgggaaaaatgtGTGGTGATGTCATTGAAAAGCAACTCAGTGGATTGGGGTCTTAAGGAGAAATGATTCTCAATGTCTTCAATATGGGCCTTGATGTTTCTACAGACATGAAATTTGTTGTAAAACCCTTGTGTTTTGACCGAAAAGTTTGAACTTCTGAACTTTAAATTAGTAGGAGAATTGGGGCCCCCCAAAGTGTATTGCATAGCTCAGAGAGCCTGAAGTTCTGAACATTGGGAGAAAATGACCGGTTCATTGGCGATATCAGGGGGGTGGTTTTGGAATGCTGCACCTTCCCAGCAGCCTCAGTCAGCtgatggggaaaggaagagggtaAGGTGCAGCAGAGCATTTGggataaaaggaggctgcatCCTCTGAAACCCTGAGAGTGAAACACCACGGGGGTCTGGCTGTGGAAACTCTGTGCCTTTAGTCAAATACATATTCATGGCTGTTTTGTGGACACTTGGCTTTCCACAGCATGGTTTATCCTCACACGCTGAAGGTGCTGAGTAGGGCTGATAAGTGGACTTATCAGCAAAATTTATAAAtgaatataaatgtatttatacagCACGATAAACGTGACTCAAACCAGtggaaaaagagataaagaCAGCTCCAGTGCGGTTTCTGACAAGttctgaaacacagaatgagcagcccctgccaaaaGCGAAAGTTTGAGTTGAGGCCATCTGTGATATTGGGGCACCCAGTGAAAATGACCCCCAGAAACTCCATTTTTATGACTCTCCAGgacaacaaaaattatttcctgaatCAGACAGAGCCTTGCCAATTATTTACGGGAATTGTACTGGTTTTGTCTTCGCTAAGAAGCCAAATTTAAGGAATATGTATTAGTATGGAAAGATTGCCTCTTGACTCTCCCTGACCACAAATCCTGCCCTGATCCTCTGGCCACTGGTCACACCTAACCCTCCCCCTGCCCATGGCCCCCATGTCACCTGTCACTCCTAACCCAGTTTTATGGCCCCCTGAGACCCCCTCACTGCCTCCATGTCCCTCCTGACCTCCCTGATCTCCACCCCCAAGGTCCTCTGTCCCACCTGAACTCCCCTCAGTCCCCTGTACCCCTGTAACTCCTGACACCTCCATGGCCCCTCAACCTCCATCATCCTCATGGATCCCTCAccctcctctttttccccacAGGTGAGACCATCCCCAGGGCCCCCTCCAACCTCAGAGGGCTCCTCCtggccaccacagccctggcagtggccaCCAGGATTGAGTAAGAAGGCAACAAAAGTCTCCATGGTCTCCATGATCACCAAGTCCACCATGACCCTCAGAGAGATGAGGTCACCAAGGCTACCAAGGCCACCAAGGCCACCACTCATTATTCTTGCCATCTCTAAcacccaccagcacctccaggtcctcctccagagctgctccagcaggtctCCCCAAGGTGGGACTGAGGACTGTGCCTCCCCTTAAAAACAGTCTTATTTTGCTGGCTTGGACAGGATTCTTTAATGGAATTATTTTGATAGAATCATTTAATAAAATTGCTTCAATGAAATGATTTAATGGAATTGTTTTGAAAGAAGTTTTAATAGAATGGCTTTGCACAATGGCCTTGGTGGCCACAGCGGTCACTTTGGCTGCGATGGCCTTGTCATTCAAGGGGTCTTGGTGGCCATGGTGGCCATGGTGAGCCTGGTTGGTTCTAGTGACCATGGTGGGCAGAACGTCTGGGGTAGCCTCAGTGACCATAGTGCCACTGGTGGACACAGTGGCCTCATGGTGGCTGTAGTGGACAGTGTCATCATAatggcagtggtggccttggtGGCCTCATTTctctgggggtcctggtggcCTTGGGGATCATGGAGATCATGGTGACCTTCATTGCCCCGTGGGTCAGATGATCCTGGtggccactgccagggctgtggtggccaGGAGGAGCCCTCTGAGGTGAGAGGGGGCCCTGGGAATTCTCCCACCTGGGGGTAAAAAGAGGGGAGGTGAGGGATCCATGGGAGGAATGAGGGGGTTGAGGGGGTCATGGAGGGGTCAGGGGTTACATGGATAGAGGAGGGTCATGAGGAGTGACAGGAGAGATGAGGACCATGGGGGGTGGAGATCAGGGGGGTCAGGAGGGCCATGGGCAGGGGGATGGTTTGAGGTGATCAGGGATGCTGTGTGGGGATTGGTGGTCAGTGAGGGTCATGGGGAATCTATCCATCCTAATTATACAGATCTTTAAATTTGGCTTCTTAGCGAATACAAAACCAGCACTATTCTTGTAAATAATTTGCAAGGCTCTGCCAGattcaggaaataatttttattgtccTGGAGGGTCATAAAAATGGGGTTTCTGGGGGTCATTTTCACTGGGTGCCCCAATAGTTCAGATGACCTCAAATCAATCTTTCACTTTCAGAAGGTGCTGttcattttgtgtttcagaACTTATCAGAAATCACACTGTAGTTCCCTTTATCTCTTCTCCACTGGTTTGAGCCATGTTTATTGTcctgtgtaaatatttttacaccCTTTTATCATTTTTGCTGATAAGTCTTTAAGCCCTACCCAGCACCTCCAGTGTGTGAGGATAAGCCATGCTATCAAAAGTGAAGTGTCCAAAAAACAGCCTCAAAACTGTATTTGAATACAGGGACAGAGTTTCCACAGCTCAACTCCCATGGGATTTCTCTCTTGAGGTTTCATAGGACGTTGGGTCCTTTTATCCCAAGCTCTCAGTTGCATGTtgtcctcttcctttcccatcAGCTGATTATGCTGCTGGGAAGGTGCAGCCTTCCCAAACCACCTATCTCATTTCCTCCCTGAACCTGTCATTTTCCCTCAAAGTTCCTAATTTCAGGCTGTTTGGGTTATGCAATAGGCATTTCTCCCCTTACCCTGCACTTCAGGAGCTCAAACTTTCTGGTCAAACCATGAGGGTTCTGTGACAAACTTCATGTCTGTAGAGACACCAAGACCCATTTTGAAGACTACGACAACCATTTCTCCTAAAGACCCCAACCCACTGAGTTGTTTTCCAAAGACATCACCACCTATCTTCCAATAAAATCCTTCCCAATGAGGGTTGTGAAGCCATGGAAGAGGTTGGCAAGAAAACCTGTGGCTGGCCAGTCCCTGCCCGTGTCCAAGGCCACATTTAGGGGGtgtctggagcagcctggcccaggggaagatgtccctgcccatggcagggctggcacaggacagGCTTTAAGGTGGCTCGATCCCAAACCATTGCAGAGTCCCAGAGCCAGGATGGGGAAGGCACTTGGCAGCCACCTCCAGCTTCTGAGCCAGGACTCCCAGGgcccagtgctgtcactggtGTACAAAAGGCTCACAGGGCTTtgttaaaatctgaaaatctctTGGGACATGCAGACATCAGGGCCATCTATCAGTTAAATGATGCATGTCCGTCCTCAGGATTCCAAATCAAAGGTCATTCGGGGGCCTCCTTTGTGGGGGAGAGTTCAGGAGACCTGTGGGGTGCTTTTCAAAAGAACTCAACATCAGCCAGGATTGGCCTGGGTGGATCTGAGCCATAGCAGAAACTGCTGTCCTCATCCAAGAGGCCAGGAAATTCAACCTGGGACAAAAGATTATGGTACTTGCTCTGCTCACCATAACTGCTAAAAGATGAGGAACAAAGGATGGATCTCACACTGTTGTGAAGAGCTCTGGAATGGGCAGCAGCAAAAAGAGCAAACAGAGGAACTCACTTGCCATCTGCTTTGGGCATTGCTCATGCTCACAGAATTACATGGAAAGAAAGATGTCTATTGACAGTACAGACTTTTCTGATTAAATATAAAAAGGGAATATTGTCTCTCCTTGATACCACCCAGCTGCCCAAAGAAGTGGCCATAACACAatccagggcacagcagcttgGGGATTGCCAAATCTGTGTAAGAAATAGACTTGCAATAAAGCTGAACGAGAGGTTCTGCAACAAAGCATCCTGGTATTAATTCCTGATAAAGGAATTTCACAACCGGATGTGAGGCCTGGATAGAGTTGGGCAGATTGACAATTGGCTGCTTATCTAAAAGCCCACAATAAAGAGGGTGGGTGGGTGGATGTTATCTCCCAATAACCAGGTCAGGCCCACCCCAAGTGATGTTGCCATTTGTCAAGGAGAAAAGCCCCAGCACACCTCTGGGGAATCGATGGGATGGGGACTGGTCTGCAGCCTCAGATACTCGGTGTCTGCAGGACAGAATAGTCAGCTCTGGTACAGAACAATGCCCCAGGTGTTGGAAACAGAACCCTTTGAATTCCAACCCATCAGCTCCAGGGATCACTGAAAGAGgaaacactgccagggattcCTGGCAAATGGATTTTCTGAGCCACCAGGCCAACAAGGGCTCAGGTATCTCCTGGTGTTGGTGGATCCCTTTTTTGGGGTGCAGatcttctcctgcagcaccaccaaGGCCGGGGAAGTCACCCAGGCACTCCCTGGAGATCATCCCCAGGCTCGGGGTGCCCACAGGGATGTCATCTGATGGGGGACCCCATTTGGTGTGTGAGGTGTGACAGCAACTGAGTGAGCAGtggggagtggggctgggggcactggAGGGACATGGGACAGTGGGATTGGGGTCCTGTGGGGTGAGAAATAAGAGAGAGAATAGAAAATAGAAGGTGCTGGGTAGGACTTAAAGCCTGACTGGCCAAAAACCAAGGATGTAAACTtgtgggcacagcagaggaaaCGCAGCTGGAACCAGATGAGAAACAGATAAAGGGAACTccagtgaggatttttttgcaaGTTCTGTAACACAGAAGGAGCAGCGCCTGTCAAAAGCAAAAGTTCAATGTGAGGTCATCTGAGGTATTGGGGCACCCAGTGAAATTGACCTCCAAAACCCCCATTTTTATGACTCCTCAGGACAATAAAAGTTATTTACAGAGAGAGGCAGACCCATGCAAATTATTTACGGGAAAATTGCTGGTTTTGTATCAGTGAGAGGCCCGTGGTAATGAATATGTATAATAAGGATGGATAAATACCCCATGGCAAAGTCGCTCTGGATCTGCAGGACCAGGAGAGATCTGCTGTGAGTCTGAGCTGATCAAGAATTCCAGCTTTGTGATCCCTCCAGTTTTGTCTGGGAGTTCACTCCGGCCCATTTCGGTATCAGGGGGACACTAGGGAcacttgggggtgctgggggtgggGCGATGGAGACTGTGGCATTGGGGTctggggggacactgagggtgTCACCAGATTGTGATTGGTGTCCTGGGATGGTCCAGTGGCAGCGAtgggggcacagggctgtggggtaCTGGAggcactgggggacactggggggcACATGGGATGGAATGGGGGTCCTGGGAGGCCAACGGGGATCTCATGGGATTGGGGTATGGGTGGGGGACATGGAGGACACTGAGGGACCCCAGGCCTTGGGTCAGGGTCGTGGGAGGCAAGGGGTCACTGGGAGGGGTACAAGGGACTGGGAGAGGGATTGAGGTAATAGAGGCACTGGGAAACACCAGGTGTGGGGGGACACAGAACTCTAGGAGTAGGATTGGggtgctgggggacactgggattGCTTGGGGCAGGGGGGGTCGTCATGAAGTGACTCCAGGATTTGAGTCAGGGTCCTGCAGGGAGATTGAAAAGACACCATGAGCAGGGATATAGGACTGTGGCAGTGGGACTGTGCACCTGAGGgcctgggggacactggggggcTCAAGGGGTGGTCCAAGGATTTGGGATCTGGTCCCAGGACATGTCCAGGGTTCTCCTGGCCGAGGTTTCCCCCCCTCCCTGGACTGATCCCActgtccctctcctgcccctcatCAAAGAAGCCTCCCCATGATCCCTCCATGTCCAATCAGTGTCCTCTTTGTCCCATCAATGTCTCCTGTGACCCTTTACTATTCCCTCATTCCCTGGTGTCCCCCAGTGTCTTTCCTGTGTCACACAGTGTGTcctccgtgtcccctctgtgtccctcagtgtcccACACTGGTCCCCGTGGCCTCTCTTTTCCATGGCCCCCCTGGCTCacaccctggcactgctggcaatgGCCGTGGCCACCATGGCCATCGATGTGGTGCCCTTGGACATGGCCAAGAACTCCTTCGATGACCAGTACCTGAAATGTAGCAAAAACATGCCCGAGAAGTTCCCAGAACTCCAGAGCTCTGATTTCCTCAAGAATGAGAAGTTTAAAGAGAACTGGGCAAAGGCCACGGCCCAGTGGCAGAAGCAGGGGTCCGATCCATCCTCTCTTACCCAAGACCAGGCCATCGCCCTCATGGCCTACACCATGAAGGACACGAACTTGTACAAGGAGTTCAATGATGCCGTGCATGAGGCTGGAAGCTCCAGCCAGAAGTACCGGAATGAATTCCACTTCAAATCGCTGCATTTCCTGCTGACCAGCGCTCTCCAGAAACTGAGACGCCCAGACGATTGTAAGGATGTGTTCCGAGGGGTGAACGATTACCAGTACAAGGCAGAGAAAGATGACAAAGTTCGCTTCGGTCAATTCGTCTCAACGTGGCAGAACGAAACAGTGGCTCAGGGTTTTGGGCAAGACACGATGTTCAAGGTGCACACGTGCCATGGTGTGGACATCCAGAAATTCTCCATGCATTCAGAGGAGGAGGTGTTGATCCCACCCTTTGAGACCTTCAAGGTCACCAGTGTCAGAGGCGACGGGAACACGACACACATTGAGCTTCAGTCCACTGGGAACTCCAGCAACTACGACTGCGAGTGGCTGAAAGGTGACATCATGGGGACAACCTGGGGGGACTGGGGACACTCAGTGAGGGTTGGGGACAAGGACACACAGTGCTGTGGACACCCATGGCCCAGAGGGAACAGGGACACCCACTGTGGGTGggtgacaggacagggacagccagtgctgggcacaggggatggggacacccagTGCCAGGtgagggggacagggacatccaGTGCCGAGGACACCTGTTGGGGTTGGGGGGACAAGGCCACTcatggctgggcacaggggacagggaactTGTTATGGCCCCCTCTGACCCCCACACCCTCAGGGCCCCCCCTTTCACCCATGGCCCTCCTGATGCCTCCTGACCCCATCCTCCCATGGTCCCCCTGACCCCACTCTTTGTGTCCCCAGGTGGGAGCCTCTCCAGAAACTCTCCCCAACTCGGGGGGTTTCTCCTGGCCACCATGGCCATGGCAGTGGCCACCAGAACCCTCTGAGCCACGAGGTCACCAAGGTCACTGTGGCCCATGAGGCCACTGTGGCCACCATGACCAAGAAGGCCACCAGGACCTGCAGAGAAATGAGGCCACCAAGGCTACCATGGCCACCGTGGCTATCATAGTCACTGTAACAAGGGATCCATCTTCGGCAAACCCATCCAAGAGCTGCCCAAGAAAGACTGGCACAATGCCAGCAGGACCAGtgagagcaggacaggagctgccaggacagTCCAAGACAGCCCAGAGAGCACGGACAGCAGAGATTGGGCAGTGCCTGGGACGGATTGGACACTTCCTAACAGAGGGGTTTGGGAGTGCCAGTGTCACAGCCACCACCTAAAGCTCCTTGGCTGCCTTGACTGATGTATCAAAAAACTTCCTGCTTGCTTACCTGgtgtggaaaatatttcctgctttcttgCCTGGTGTATAAAACATGAATCAGAAATTTGATCCTTGCTGGCCGGGCCTATCAAAGGTTTACCAAAATTTGCTGCTGGCTCCCCTGATGTATCTGCTACAGCTCTTTTAAGGCCTTTCCTGCCGGGTGCctcatttcctaaaataaagcatttcctGTGGCTGTGATGCCCCTAGCTGCTGTTCCGACTGTCACCACCAGGCGGCAGCACGAGCTGGTGGCGCTGCCGAGCGCCTGCCCcgccccatcccggccccggggctctgcaatggtttgggatggagccACCTTAAAGCctgtcctgtgccagccctgccatgggcagggacatcttcccctGGGCCAAGCTGCTCCAGACACCCCCAGCCTGGCCGTGGACACGGGCAGGGactgggcagctgcagcttctctgggcaacctgtgccagggcatcaCCACTCTCATAGGGAAGGATTGTATTGGAAGGATGATTGGTGATGTCATTGAAAAACAACTCAGTGGTCTTGGGTCTTTGGAAGAAATGGTTCTCAATGTCTGCAAAATGGGCCTCAGTGTCTCTACAGAAATTAAGCTCTCCACAAAACCCTCATGGTTTGACCAGAAAGTTTGAGCTCCTGAACTTTAGGGTATTGGGAAAATGGGCCCCCACAAAGTCTCTTGCATGCCCCAGGCAGCCTGAACTTCGGGACTTTGTGGGAAAATGGCTGGTTGAAGGGCAATATAGTGTAGGTGGTTTGCGAAGGCTGCACCTTCCCAGCAGCGCCATTCAGCTGATGGGGTACCAAGAGCAATGTGTGGCTGAGAGTTTGGGataaaaaaaagctgcatcATCTGAACCCTCAAGAGAGTAACCCCATGGCAGTCTGGCTGTGGAAACTCTGTGCCTTTATTAGAATACAATTTCCAGGCTGTTTTGTGGACACTTGCCTTTCCATACATAGTGTGGCTTTCCCCATATGCTGAAGGTGCTGGGTAGGGCTTAAAGACTTATCAGCAAAAATGATAAAAGACTGTAAAAGTATTTACACAGAACAATAAACACAGCCCAAAACAGTGGAGAAAGAGATAAAGGGAATTCTAGTGTGGTTTCTGACAAGTTCTGAACCATAGAACAGGCAGCCCTTGTGAAAAGTGAAAGATTGAGTTGATGCCATCTGAGTTATTGGGACACCCAGTGAAAATGACCCCCAGAAACCCCATTTTTATGACTCTCcaggataataaaaaatatttcctgaatcTGGCGGAGCCTTGCAAATTATTTACAGGAATCGCGCTGGTTTTGTAATAGCTAAGAAGCCAAATTTAAAGTATATGTGTTAGTATGGAAAGATTCCTCCATGACTCTCCCTGACCCTGCATCCCCAGCCACTCCTGgtcaccccaaaccctcccccTGCCAATGGCCCCCATTTCTCCTGTCACTCCTAACCCCGTGTTATGGCCCCCTGAGACTCCTTCGCTCTCCACATGGCCTTCCTGACCCTCTCATCCACAATCTCCATAGTCTTCTCTCCCACCTGAACCCCTCTCACAGCCCCCTCTCTACCCCTGTAACCCCTGACCCCTCCTTGACGTCCCTCAGCCCCTGTCACCCCCATGGATCCCTCACACCCTTTATTTTCCTCACAGGTGGGAGCATCCCAGGGCCCTTTCCCACCTCAGGAGGCTCCTCCtggccaccacagccctggcagtggccaCCAGGATCCTCTGAGCCATGGGACAATGAAGGTCACCATGGTCTCCATGATCCCCAAGGCCACCAGGACTCCCAGAGAGATGAGGTCACCAAGACTACCAAGGCCAGCCCTGCCATTTTCCCTGGGgggtaaaagggaaaaaagggaaaagaggaaatgaagagaagattaaaaaagaaaaatcttccgTTCCCTCAAGATTTCCCTGACTGCCCTTCACTTCTTTGGAGATTCACTTACTTGCATTCTTGCCCAAATTTCCTAATTTCCCACATATTCAGGATTTAAATCCAACCAAACTCTATTTCCTCATCCCAATTAATTCAACCCAGAGAGGAATTAGAGGAAAGTGTCTCTACAAACAGATTGTGTGAATCTGGTGGTGGATAGCACCAGGGACTCGTAGATAAGGAAGTCACCGGAGGAAGTTTCCAAAAATGTTCTTCATTGACATGGACTGATAGAGAGAACTTGTAACTAAATTTAAACAGATTGTAATTTGTTGTATAATCAAGCGTGTATGAAACAGACAGTTTTTTGCCATGCAAAAAGAGGACCTTGCTCATTTGTTTAAGACTGATAAGTAGGAGCCAGTGTTCAAAACCTAGAAAAAACCTGGATTTGTAGTTTAGACTGTGCCCAGGAGCCTTAGAGGACAGGGAGAGACCAAGAGGGCCTGCACAAAGACCAGGTTCATCCACCAAACAACTGAGGAAGACTATTTTACTTCATCCAGCAACTCCCATCTGAGACCTCCAGGAGACAATGCGCAAGCCCATGCCAACAAAAAGCTGATTAATGTACAGAATGAGGGTAGGCAGGGGTAGTTTTTTAATATGTATAAGTGATGTTGAAACTTCCATTAACTGGTGTGAGTTTAAGTGTATTTGAACAGAGCGCCCGCTCTCTTTGGAGCTCACGTCTTTGGCAGAGCCACCCCCGTGCATCTGGGCACTGAGTAAAGCATTCCAATGTCATAACCTTTGCTTGTGGAGTCTTTGTTCTGCTTCTGCAATGATGGCGGCTTGGCCAAGTTGGGAAGGGATGGAAGAGAGTTTTTGCTTCACAAACCCCCTTGGGCAGTTGATCCCGCTGCCCCAGCAGGAGTCTCGGAAGCAGCAAGCTGGGACGGCAGAATGTCTTGACAGGCAATGGCTGTGGTTCTACAGTGCAGTAAAAACTCGGAGCAGTGCCAAAGAagtggtggggatggggcagcagcagtccagctcccagcagggctgggagagatgAGCCCAGGATCCCGGGCACCCAAGCAGATGGTGATAGATCCCCATTGTTTTTTTAGTGTGGCAGGTGTTAATAACATCCCAGTTCAGTGGCTGCTGTCATGAGCAGAGCCTCACCCCatgacagaaaaagcagctctgggctgggctctggcgGCAGCAGCAAATTCCcttccccaagcagcagctccgACTGTCCTCCTCTGAAGCcgagagagagaaagagcaccagcagctgccagagccccGTCTCTTATCAGCCCAATTCTCATGGTATGTCTGCCCCTCAGACAGAAACTCTCAGTTAAGAGAAGTGCAACCAGATGTCCTCATGCCCTGAGCTTGGCcacttcttctgtttttcttaaggACACAGTTGTTAGTGTCTCCTAGCAACTTATGGGAAGGttctgtaagtaaaaaaaaaaaaaaaggaaagaagcctGTGAGAAAGAACCActcactttaaaatttttaaggtTCTTTAAACCTCGACAATacaacaaaaagacaaaataaggaaaaagggATGGCACCGGGTGCTCatctgcagccacaggcacaTTCACAAAATGGAGGCTCTGCCTTTATACGCCTGCTGTTGCATCAGCCAAAGACATATTCATAGCAGTTATACATATCCAAACATTCTCCTTATATATCCCTGGCCGCTCCCAAAGTCTCCCAGGTGACTCTTCCTTGCCATCCATTGGTGGAGATACTCTTGCAGTCTGATTGGAGGTCAGGTGCTGTCATGCCAGGTCCTCCCAGTGACACCTTTCCCCATTCCCAACTGTCCGATGCCAGGGGCACATGGACAAGACCTCCCTCCACATGTCCCTGACAATCCTGACAACCAGGGCTGTCCCATGGCAGTGacacagagggaggaaaaggggattATAGGGAGAACCGAGAATGTCCTAAAACAATGACACAGTAACAGTTACACATCAAAGGAAATTCAAGCCTTAAAAACCTTCCctaaacacacacacaatatTGAGAGCCAGTCATCATTCTACCCATCTCTAACATCTATCAGCACTGCCCAGTCCTtctccagagctggggagagaCAGGGCTGGAACAGGGGCATCTTTGTCCACCCCTGGCAGGGGTTTCTCTGTCCCATACCACATGTGAgggtccccatccctgtgccctctcATGGGTGTtccattccctgtgccctcaccGGGTTGTGGCAAtaggacatgaaataaagatgcttgaaTCCAGTAAAAGGCAGTAGAAATgagaaggttttatttacaattcatttaGTTCTTTTATAACATGCTGCCTAAGAAGCCACGTTATTGGTCCATAGTACTGACACTTCTCCCATTGGGTGAGTAacaaaaatagcaaacaacacttgttgttatgggaaaggaatattgtttacacaaggcTGTTTTGGGAAAAcgaaaactgttgaaaagtttcccttgggaagagttagcaattctcaggctcagaaaatatcgaACCTACACCAGGTATCCCCAGAAttggtgtccccagcactgggtATCCCTGTGCTTGTCCCCAGCACGGGATATCTTTCTCCCCACCTAGAGTGCTCCCTCCAAGCCCCTCA contains:
- the LOC136372691 gene encoding NAD(P)(+)--arginine ADP-ribosyltransferase 2-like isoform X1; the encoded protein is MAPLAHTLALLAMAVATMAIDVVPLDMAKNSFDDQYLKCSKNMPEKFPELQSSDFLKNEKFKENWAKATAQWQKQGSDPSSLTQDQAIALMAYTMKDTNLYKEFNDAVHEAGSSSQKYRNEFHFKSLHFLLTSALQKLRRPDDCKDVFRGVNDYQYKAEKDDKVRFGQFVSTWQNETVAQGFGQDTMFKVHTCHGVDIQKFSMHSEEEVLIPPFETFKVTSVRGDGNTTHIELQSTGNSSNYDCEWLKGGSFTRNSPNLRGLLLATVAMAVVTRTL
- the LOC136372691 gene encoding NAD(P)(+)--arginine ADP-ribosyltransferase 2-like isoform X2; its protein translation is MAPLAHTLALLAMAVATMAIDVVPLDMAKNSFDDQYLKCSKNMPEKFPELQSSDFLKNEKFKENWAKATAQWQKQGSDPSSLTQDQAIALMAYTMKDTNLYKEFNDAVHEAGSSSQKYRNEFHFKSLHFLLTSALQKLRRPDDCKDVFRGVNDYQYKAEKDDKVRFGQFVSTWQNETVAQGFGQDTMFKVHTCHGVDIQKFSMHSEEEVLIPPFETFKVTSVRGDGNTTHIELQSTGNSSNYDCEWLKGGSLSRNSPQLGGFLLATMAMAVATRTL